Proteins from one Mesotoga infera genomic window:
- a CDS encoding SIS domain-containing protein: MITRNEIFEQPRKHGILSRRYRSLSRPLVDFIEKNGPACVDFVGCGTSYFLAMGCAKQLERLSKGRIKSSYYSGSEIMLGLAAPSKGDLLIGLSRSGTSTETLLALEKARRDGVKTAALTCHPGSVMIEMADLPVVMDFIEESAIVMTKSFTSMAFFVSALARELFTPGSLDDYLSNIPVSSRAVLDGSLNFLETLAIADFDHFVFLGYDEYFAASMEGIIKVTEMSLTEADCYQTLEYRHGPKSKVRKSTLAVVSANERSLGEELAMAGEIEKLGGRPVIISCGKVEGFANIVTRYGGKDFGDWFLRAVPLQLLGLERAIAKNLDPDRPRNLTKVVQL, translated from the coding sequence ATGATAACCAGGAATGAGATATTCGAGCAGCCGCGAAAGCATGGGATTCTCTCAAGAAGGTACCGTAGTCTTTCGCGGCCTCTGGTCGATTTCATAGAGAAGAATGGGCCTGCGTGCGTCGATTTTGTCGGCTGCGGAACTTCGTACTTTCTCGCCATGGGTTGCGCGAAGCAACTGGAAAGGCTTTCGAAGGGAAGGATCAAGTCGTCCTATTACAGCGGCTCGGAGATAATGCTCGGTCTTGCCGCGCCATCGAAGGGAGATCTGCTTATAGGGCTTTCGAGGTCCGGAACTTCCACCGAAACGCTCCTCGCACTCGAGAAGGCCCGCCGGGACGGCGTGAAGACCGCGGCCCTCACCTGCCATCCAGGAAGCGTAATGATCGAGATGGCCGATCTTCCAGTCGTGATGGATTTCATAGAAGAGTCGGCGATAGTGATGACGAAATCCTTCACGTCCATGGCCTTCTTCGTGAGCGCCCTTGCCAGAGAGCTGTTCACACCCGGTAGTCTTGACGATTACCTGAGCAACATCCCCGTGTCCTCCCGCGCAGTTCTTGACGGTTCGCTGAATTTTCTCGAGACTCTTGCGATAGCGGATTTTGATCACTTCGTCTTTCTGGGATACGACGAGTACTTCGCCGCCTCGATGGAGGGGATAATAAAGGTGACGGAGATGTCTCTCACCGAGGCCGACTGTTACCAGACGCTAGAATACAGGCACGGGCCGAAATCCAAAGTCAGAAAGAGCACTCTGGCAGTCGTTTCGGCAAACGAAAGATCCCTGGGCGAGGAGCTGGCGATGGCCGGGGAAATAGAAAAACTCGGCGGCCGGCCGGTGATAATATCCTGCGGAAAAGTCGAAGGGTTCGCGAACATAGTTACACGGTACGGCGGAAAAGACTTCGGCGACTGGTTCCTCAGAGCTGTACCGCTCCAGCTGCTCGGTCTAGAACGGGCGATCGCAAAAAACCTCGATCCCGATAGACCGAGGAACCTCACTAAGGTCGTTCAACTTTAG
- a CDS encoding cyclic 2,3-diphosphoglycerate synthase, with protein sequence MEKKRVLILGAAGRDFHNFNTYYRDNEEFEVVAFTATQIPGIDDKKYPAELAGRLYPDGIPILPEDNFGKLIDQHKIDQVVLAYSDLPHQYVMERAAIANAHGADFILLGPSKTMIKSSKPVISIVAVRTGCGKSQTTRRVLDILRAKGKKVVSIRHPMPYGDLVKQKVQRFADYADLDRHECTIEEREEYEPHIDRKAVIYAGVDYEAIMREAEKEDVDVIIWDGGNNDFSFYKTDLYITVVDPHRPGHETTFYPGFTNLMMADVVVINKEETASPEGIETVRKNIAKYNPDAIVIDGASPIMIEGGKASEIKGKRVLVVEDGPTLTHGGMRYGAGWVAAKKFGAKEIVDPRPYAVGSIVATYEKYNHIDEILPAMGYGEKQMKELEETINKADADLVIIGTPIDLRRVIDINKPAVRIGYELQEIGRPNLEEIIDEFLKKHKI encoded by the coding sequence ATGGAAAAGAAACGTGTTCTGATACTTGGAGCTGCCGGAAGAGATTTCCACAACTTCAACACATATTACCGCGACAATGAAGAGTTCGAAGTCGTGGCCTTCACGGCGACCCAGATTCCGGGAATCGATGACAAGAAATATCCCGCCGAGCTGGCCGGCAGGCTTTACCCGGATGGCATCCCTATACTGCCCGAAGACAACTTTGGAAAACTGATCGACCAGCACAAGATAGACCAGGTAGTCCTTGCATATAGCGATCTACCGCACCAGTACGTAATGGAAAGGGCCGCCATTGCCAACGCGCACGGGGCCGATTTCATCCTGCTCGGGCCTTCCAAGACGATGATAAAATCCTCGAAACCGGTGATCTCGATCGTCGCCGTCAGGACGGGCTGTGGAAAGAGCCAGACCACCAGAAGGGTGCTCGACATCCTCAGGGCTAAGGGAAAGAAAGTCGTGTCCATAAGACACCCGATGCCTTATGGCGATCTCGTGAAGCAAAAGGTCCAGAGATTCGCCGACTACGCCGATCTGGACAGACACGAATGCACGATAGAGGAGAGAGAAGAGTACGAGCCTCACATCGACAGGAAGGCGGTCATATACGCCGGAGTCGATTACGAAGCGATCATGAGAGAGGCCGAAAAGGAAGACGTGGATGTCATCATCTGGGACGGTGGAAACAACGACTTCTCCTTCTACAAAACCGATCTCTACATAACTGTCGTGGATCCGCACAGACCCGGTCACGAGACCACTTTCTACCCGGGCTTCACCAACCTCATGATGGCCGACGTCGTGGTGATAAACAAAGAAGAGACAGCCTCGCCCGAGGGAATCGAAACGGTCCGCAAGAACATCGCCAAATACAACCCCGACGCAATAGTGATCGATGGCGCCTCCCCGATAATGATCGAAGGCGGCAAGGCATCTGAGATAAAGGGCAAAAGGGTACTCGTGGTCGAAGACGGCCCGACGCTGACGCACGGTGGAATGAGATACGGAGCCGGCTGGGTGGCCGCCAAGAAGTTCGGCGCCAAAGAGATCGTCGATCCCAGACCGTACGCTGTCGGCTCGATCGTGGCCACGTACGAGAAGTACAACCATATCGACGAGATCCTGCCGGCCATGGGTTACGGCGAGAAACAGATGAAAGAACTGGAAGAGACCATAAACAAGGCCGACGCAGATCTGGTAATAATCGGCACGCCGATAGATCTCAGAAGGGTCATAGATATAAACAAGCCGGCAGTGAGGATAGGCTACGAACTTCAGGAAATAGGCAGACCAAATCTGGAAGAGATCATAGACGAATTCCTCAAGAAACACAAAATCTGA